One window of the Rubinisphaera margarita genome contains the following:
- the glmM gene encoding phosphoglucosamine mutase — MQRILSISGLRAIAGDGLDPDFLCQFAAAVGTRAQGGTVVLSRDGRASGTMVKHAVLSGLMATGCKVIDADIATTPTCGVLVTHYKAQGGLQITASHNPVPWNGLKPFNERGSVYNQAEGSELLSLLDSRKFAYVPHDQIGSVENLSDAAGPHIDRVLKLVDAAAIKQKRFKVVLDCNHGSGAVATPALLEQLGCEVIVMGGVADGQFEHVPEPLAENLTSLCAKVREVGADVGFAQDPDADRLAIVNEHGEYIGEELTLALAVDHVLSTQKGPVVVNGSTSRVTADLAERHGCPFYRSHVGEANVTAKMLEVDALIGGEGNGGVIEPRVGFVRDSFVSMAYVLAGLTARNQSLSTWVDSIPKYAIVKSKLSCPREAVATACQALSRHYSTAVPTDGDGLRLDWDDRWVQVRASNTEPIVRVISEAPTSDDATALCEEARDVITRQLG, encoded by the coding sequence ATGCAACGCATCCTCAGCATCTCCGGACTCCGCGCGATCGCGGGTGATGGACTCGACCCCGATTTTCTCTGTCAGTTCGCGGCCGCAGTCGGAACCCGGGCTCAGGGAGGCACGGTCGTGCTGTCCCGCGACGGCCGAGCGAGTGGCACGATGGTCAAGCATGCCGTGCTTTCCGGACTGATGGCGACCGGCTGCAAAGTGATTGACGCCGACATCGCGACGACACCAACGTGCGGCGTGCTCGTCACCCACTACAAAGCTCAGGGCGGACTCCAGATCACCGCCAGCCACAACCCGGTCCCTTGGAACGGACTGAAGCCTTTCAACGAACGAGGTTCGGTCTACAACCAGGCCGAAGGAAGCGAACTGCTCTCGCTGCTCGATTCCCGGAAGTTTGCATACGTTCCGCACGATCAGATTGGCTCCGTCGAGAATCTCTCTGATGCCGCGGGTCCTCACATTGACCGCGTGCTCAAACTCGTTGATGCGGCCGCGATTAAACAGAAACGGTTCAAAGTCGTTCTCGACTGCAATCATGGATCGGGCGCTGTCGCCACACCAGCTTTGCTGGAGCAACTTGGCTGTGAAGTCATTGTGATGGGCGGCGTCGCCGATGGTCAGTTTGAACATGTGCCCGAACCACTCGCGGAGAATTTGACCAGCCTCTGTGCCAAAGTTCGCGAAGTCGGAGCCGATGTCGGATTCGCTCAGGACCCCGACGCCGACCGTCTGGCGATCGTCAACGAGCACGGGGAATACATCGGCGAAGAACTGACGCTGGCGCTGGCCGTCGATCATGTGCTCAGCACACAAAAAGGGCCGGTTGTCGTCAATGGTTCGACGAGCCGTGTAACCGCCGACCTGGCCGAACGTCATGGCTGCCCGTTCTACCGATCCCACGTTGGCGAGGCGAACGTCACCGCGAAGATGCTCGAGGTCGATGCTCTCATCGGCGGTGAAGGCAACGGCGGCGTGATCGAACCTCGTGTGGGCTTCGTCCGGGACAGTTTCGTTTCGATGGCGTATGTTCTCGCCGGACTGACGGCTCGCAATCAGTCACTCTCCACCTGGGTCGACTCGATTCCGAAGTATGCGATCGTGAAGTCGAAGCTCTCCTGCCCGCGTGAAGCGGTGGCGACCGCCTGTCAGGCATTGAGTCGCCACTACAGCACCGCCGTCCCAACCGATGGCGACGGACTTCGCCTCGACTGGGACGACCGCTGGGTGCAGGTCCGGGCCAGCAACACCGAACCGATCGTCCGCGTGATCTCCGAAGCTCCGACCTCCGATGACGCCACCGCCCTCTGCGAAGAAGCCCGCGACGTCATCACCCGGCAACTGGGCTAA
- a CDS encoding DUF420 domain-containing protein — protein sequence MYRGFLGFDASLMLDVVVCALALVVPILCYSIWAVKFRRQYHLHKKLQILLSLLLFVAVLLFEVDMQLHGGWQAIVNKDPSQPRMTPEELSEVAQVLYIHLVFAISTPFLWGWTMFEALRKFPRPVTPGRHSRKHAFLGWASAIDLTMTSITGLIFYYFAFVR from the coding sequence ATGTATCGAGGCTTCCTCGGCTTTGACGCGTCGCTGATGCTGGACGTGGTCGTATGCGCCCTCGCCCTCGTCGTCCCGATTCTCTGCTACAGCATCTGGGCGGTGAAGTTCCGGCGGCAATATCACCTGCACAAGAAACTGCAGATCCTGCTCTCACTGCTGCTCTTCGTCGCCGTTCTGCTCTTCGAAGTTGACATGCAGCTGCACGGCGGCTGGCAGGCCATCGTGAATAAGGACCCCTCCCAGCCCCGGATGACGCCAGAAGAGCTTTCCGAGGTCGCGCAGGTCCTGTATATTCACCTCGTCTTCGCGATCTCGACCCCGTTTCTCTGGGGTTGGACGATGTTCGAAGCCCTGCGAAAGTTCCCCCGCCCAGTCACGCCAGGCCGTCACAGCCGCAAGCACGCGTTTCTGGGCTGGGCCAGTGCCATTGATCTGACAATGACGTCCATCACTGGACTCATCTTCTACTACTTTGCCTTCGTCCGGTAG
- the rpmA gene encoding 50S ribosomal protein L27 — protein MAHKKGQGSSRNGRDSNAQRRGVKKFGGESVLAGNILIRQCGTKWHPGKHVGMGCDYTLFALTEGTVYFDRNGRRINVEPAASAS, from the coding sequence ATGGCACATAAGAAGGGACAAGGATCCAGTCGTAACGGTCGCGATTCCAACGCACAGCGTCGTGGCGTGAAGAAGTTCGGCGGCGAGTCGGTACTGGCCGGAAACATTCTGATCCGTCAGTGCGGCACCAAGTGGCATCCTGGCAAACATGTCGGCATGGGCTGCGATTACACGCTGTTCGCTCTGACCGAGGGAACTGTGTACTTCGACCGTAACGGTCGTCGCATCAATGTCGAGCCGGCTGCTTCCGCCAGCTAG
- a CDS encoding PAS domain S-box protein encodes MSVLSLLENILSNTSLVLWVVDANGTFLLSRGAGLQDIGLADDEVVGQCLFDMYANYPDVCDQMRRALRGETSHEFTDVEGACFENWFCPLVNDDGETLGMVGISNSITELSQTRERLKENRFRFEAMFNQGPAMMALVANESGKIIEVNDAFTRVTGISQSDAAGRQFQELDLFSSTGIETLANPTIENEPFELTTRSGERRLFRLSTRTFRYQGVLSCLVIGQDVTKEELARAALMESEFRFESLAMQAPVGIFQCDRDGRIFFANPHFWSCFDIEALREQYPTLETGSINPELDVCWYQLFQDEYQTLQTVWQRRITQKTPFRMRLSPLVPARDVETVSLHLQESESGRFLGTLIDMTGVARAESVSALRQRELEKAVRSRTAELDHLNRKLTTEAESRKQAAEELQLSQGHLQAVLENAVDLICHVDKEGRIKYVNRVVTPGVRREDVIDSKVFSWMKPEYLEPSREALRAVIEQEKQIELEMQIDIGEEDRCINSRWGPVYSGGEVVGATIVGTDVTEIRRLEAVAKQRQAELAHLSRLSLMGEMSARLSHELKQPLMSIGGFARGCLYRVRSGEMQQAELETMLEQIADLSLQARKIVQQTRDFVANRPFLKQRSDLHEIVNRSLELVRAELSNVPVAAQLSIPEDIPKVNVDPTQIQQVFVNLLLNAIDAIRTSRKAVSHAISVSASLKRDGYVTVRIEDTGDGIQGIENDRLFAAFQSTKENGLGMGLAICRGILENHLGELRLVSTSAEGTIFEADLPL; translated from the coding sequence ATGTCTGTCCTCTCGCTCCTCGAGAATATCCTCAGCAATACCTCCCTCGTCCTCTGGGTCGTCGATGCGAATGGGACTTTCCTGCTGTCCCGCGGAGCCGGCCTCCAGGATATCGGGCTGGCAGACGACGAAGTTGTCGGGCAGTGTCTGTTCGATATGTACGCGAACTATCCAGACGTCTGCGACCAGATGCGGCGGGCGCTTCGAGGCGAGACTTCTCACGAATTCACGGATGTGGAAGGGGCGTGCTTCGAGAACTGGTTTTGCCCTCTGGTCAACGACGACGGCGAAACGCTGGGGATGGTCGGGATCTCGAATTCGATCACGGAACTCTCCCAGACACGGGAACGGCTCAAAGAGAATCGGTTCCGTTTCGAAGCGATGTTCAACCAGGGACCGGCGATGATGGCTCTCGTCGCCAACGAGAGTGGGAAGATCATCGAGGTCAACGACGCGTTCACGAGAGTCACCGGCATTTCACAGTCCGATGCGGCAGGCCGGCAGTTCCAGGAACTGGATCTCTTCAGTTCGACCGGAATCGAAACGCTCGCCAACCCCACGATTGAGAACGAGCCGTTCGAATTAACCACCCGCAGTGGAGAACGCCGTCTCTTCCGGCTGAGCACTCGCACCTTTCGGTATCAGGGCGTGCTGTCATGTCTGGTCATCGGGCAGGATGTCACGAAAGAAGAACTGGCCCGGGCCGCTTTGATGGAAAGCGAGTTCCGATTCGAGAGCCTGGCCATGCAGGCCCCAGTCGGAATTTTTCAGTGTGATCGCGACGGCAGGATCTTTTTCGCCAATCCTCATTTCTGGTCCTGTTTCGACATCGAAGCGCTGCGGGAGCAGTATCCGACGCTCGAGACCGGATCGATCAATCCCGAACTCGACGTCTGCTGGTACCAGCTGTTTCAGGACGAATACCAGACTCTGCAAACCGTCTGGCAACGGAGGATTACTCAAAAGACTCCATTCCGCATGCGATTGAGTCCGCTGGTTCCCGCGCGAGATGTTGAGACGGTGTCGCTGCATCTGCAGGAGTCGGAGTCAGGTCGGTTTCTCGGGACATTAATCGACATGACCGGAGTGGCTCGCGCGGAAAGCGTGTCTGCTCTCCGGCAACGAGAGCTGGAAAAAGCGGTCCGTTCACGCACGGCTGAACTCGATCACCTGAACCGCAAGCTCACTACGGAAGCAGAGTCCAGAAAACAGGCCGCTGAAGAACTTCAGCTCTCGCAGGGACATCTGCAGGCTGTGCTCGAAAACGCTGTCGATCTGATTTGCCACGTCGATAAGGAAGGGCGGATCAAGTACGTCAACCGCGTCGTGACCCCCGGCGTCCGTCGGGAAGATGTAATTGATTCGAAGGTTTTCAGCTGGATGAAGCCCGAGTACCTCGAGCCGTCCCGCGAGGCGCTGCGGGCGGTGATCGAGCAGGAAAAGCAGATCGAACTCGAGATGCAGATTGACATTGGCGAAGAAGATCGCTGCATCAATTCCCGATGGGGCCCGGTCTACAGCGGTGGAGAGGTCGTCGGAGCCACGATTGTCGGAACGGATGTCACCGAGATCCGCCGCTTGGAAGCGGTCGCGAAGCAGAGGCAGGCGGAACTCGCCCACCTTTCGCGGCTCAGCTTGATGGGCGAAATGTCGGCCCGACTGTCGCACGAACTCAAGCAGCCGTTGATGTCGATCGGAGGCTTCGCCCGAGGTTGTCTCTATCGGGTCCGTTCCGGGGAAATGCAGCAGGCGGAACTCGAGACGATGCTGGAACAGATTGCCGATCTCTCCCTGCAGGCTCGGAAAATCGTCCAGCAGACGCGAGACTTCGTCGCCAATCGACCCTTCCTGAAACAACGGTCTGATCTCCATGAGATCGTCAATCGTTCCCTGGAACTGGTTCGTGCGGAACTGTCGAACGTCCCGGTGGCGGCCCAGCTCTCCATTCCGGAAGACATCCCCAAAGTCAACGTCGATCCGACACAGATCCAGCAGGTCTTCGTCAACCTGCTGCTCAACGCCATCGACGCCATTCGCACGAGCCGCAAGGCGGTGAGTCATGCCATTTCGGTTTCGGCCAGTCTCAAGCGGGATGGGTACGTCACCGTGAGAATTGAAGACACAGGGGATGGCATTCAGGGAATCGAGAACGATCGACTGTTCGCCGCCTTCCAGTCGACCAAGGAGAACGGTTTAGGGATGGGCCTGGCGATCTGCCGGGGAATTCTGGAGAATCACCTTGGCGAACTGCGGCTCGTGTCCACTTCCGCTGAAGGGACGATCTTCGAAGCCGATCTGCCTCTTTAA
- a CDS encoding histidine triad nucleotide-binding protein has protein sequence MAEEKTIFARIIDGEIPADIVHSDDLCIAFRDIKPQAPVHILVIPRKPIASLFDATAEDRMLLGHLMLVVRDLALQEGLEEGFRTVLNTGAGGGQEVFHLHFHLLGKRKLNWPPG, from the coding sequence GTGGCTGAGGAAAAGACGATTTTCGCCCGGATTATCGACGGAGAAATCCCTGCCGACATCGTTCATTCCGACGATCTCTGCATCGCCTTCCGCGATATCAAACCTCAGGCTCCGGTGCACATTCTGGTCATTCCCCGGAAGCCGATCGCCTCGTTGTTTGATGCGACCGCGGAGGATCGCATGCTGCTCGGACATTTGATGCTCGTCGTCCGCGACCTTGCTCTGCAGGAAGGTCTGGAAGAAGGGTTTCGTACCGTGCTGAATACGGGAGCAGGGGGCGGTCAGGAAGTCTTTCATCTGCACTTCCATCTGCTCGGCAAGCGGAAGCTGAACTGGCCGCCGGGCTGA
- a CDS encoding TolC family protein, whose translation MGPRCAFWASCTVLAIALAPLTGCQSSKTHSASVTADSHEHYIARASQIEYPELEQPVPGDALLNTCPVSLITDLNSVNYRDLALQDAVHLALEHSKVMRNLGGTVLRAPEAVTTSFDPAIRETDPRFGVQAALSAFDTSFGASVFHQNNDRALNNQFFGGGTRLLQQEATVFQAQLAKQSAVGTEYYLRNITDYDKNNAPGNRFPGAWTSLLETEVRQPLLQGYGIDYWQTVGNSQTPGLYNGVLVARTNTDISQSEFEISVRDFLTDVENAYWDLYFAYRDLDAKIAARDSALELWRRIDTLKQLGRAGGEADKEAQAREQYYRFEEDVQNALNGKPEDGTQAFNGAAGGTFKGKGGVLRAERRLRYMIGLPINDCCLLRPSDEPLAAPVCFDWDSSLLESVEQRPELRRQKWVVKQKELELVAAKKLLLPELDAVGLYRWRGFGETLTNPSDGGAPQFDNAWGDLATGRFQEWELGVELDIPIGNRRAHAGVRNAEFHVARSRKLLQEQERLIVHDLSNAMTETIRAWEVLQTVRNRLKAAADQVNALMAAYEADQAPVNVLLEAQRRYSAAKSAYYLAVLEYNVAVRNVHFEKGTYLEYCSVHVSEGPWTDDAYEFAARMERRKSPREELPRWINEPNIISHGTTSDPNSRVIVSEPMAIPAPQPVHHELPGDYFEQTPAPIPLPEPDEEAEDKSQATAPMLTPLPNAPRAAELPRDLFAAPIE comes from the coding sequence ATGGGCCCCCGCTGCGCCTTCTGGGCAAGCTGCACTGTGCTGGCGATTGCTTTGGCTCCACTGACGGGCTGTCAGTCTTCGAAAACGCATTCGGCCAGTGTTACGGCCGATTCGCACGAGCATTACATCGCTCGCGCCAGTCAGATCGAATACCCGGAACTCGAGCAGCCTGTCCCCGGCGATGCGTTACTCAACACCTGCCCGGTCAGTCTCATCACGGATCTGAACTCGGTGAACTATCGGGATCTCGCTTTGCAGGACGCGGTGCATCTGGCTCTGGAACACTCCAAAGTCATGCGGAATCTCGGAGGGACCGTTCTTCGAGCCCCGGAAGCCGTGACGACGTCGTTCGACCCGGCAATTCGCGAAACCGATCCCCGCTTCGGCGTTCAGGCTGCACTCAGCGCGTTCGATACCTCGTTCGGAGCGAGTGTCTTCCATCAGAACAACGACCGGGCCCTGAATAACCAGTTCTTCGGCGGCGGCACCCGGCTGCTGCAACAGGAAGCGACCGTGTTTCAGGCTCAGCTGGCCAAGCAGAGTGCTGTCGGTACTGAATATTATCTGAGAAACATCACCGATTACGACAAGAACAACGCTCCCGGTAACCGCTTTCCGGGGGCCTGGACGTCGTTGCTGGAAACAGAAGTTCGCCAGCCGCTGCTTCAGGGCTACGGCATCGACTACTGGCAGACAGTCGGAAACAGTCAGACTCCCGGCTTGTACAACGGGGTCCTCGTCGCCCGCACGAACACCGACATCTCGCAAAGCGAGTTCGAGATCTCAGTTCGGGACTTCCTGACTGATGTCGAGAACGCTTACTGGGATCTCTACTTCGCTTACCGCGATCTCGATGCCAAGATCGCCGCCCGGGATTCAGCTCTCGAACTGTGGCGTCGCATTGATACGCTCAAACAACTCGGCCGTGCTGGCGGAGAAGCCGACAAGGAAGCTCAGGCTCGCGAGCAGTATTATCGCTTCGAGGAAGACGTTCAGAACGCCTTGAACGGTAAACCCGAGGACGGCACGCAGGCCTTTAACGGCGCGGCGGGTGGAACATTCAAAGGCAAGGGCGGCGTGCTTCGAGCAGAACGGCGACTGCGCTACATGATTGGCCTGCCAATCAACGACTGTTGCCTGCTGCGACCAAGCGATGAACCGCTGGCCGCTCCGGTCTGCTTCGACTGGGACAGCAGCCTGCTGGAATCGGTGGAACAGCGGCCTGAATTGCGACGCCAGAAGTGGGTCGTCAAGCAGAAGGAACTCGAACTGGTCGCGGCCAAGAAGCTGCTGCTGCCGGAACTCGATGCCGTCGGCTTGTATCGCTGGCGGGGTTTCGGCGAAACCTTGACAAACCCTAGCGACGGCGGAGCTCCTCAGTTCGACAACGCCTGGGGCGATTTGGCCACGGGTCGATTCCAGGAGTGGGAACTTGGGGTCGAGCTCGATATTCCGATCGGAAATCGCCGCGCTCATGCTGGCGTTCGCAATGCCGAGTTTCATGTGGCCCGGTCCCGCAAACTGCTGCAGGAACAGGAGCGACTGATCGTCCACGACCTGAGCAATGCCATGACCGAAACGATTCGGGCCTGGGAAGTTCTGCAGACCGTTCGCAACCGCCTCAAAGCCGCGGCCGACCAGGTCAACGCGCTGATGGCCGCCTACGAAGCCGATCAGGCTCCGGTCAATGTTCTCCTGGAAGCACAGCGACGTTACTCAGCCGCAAAGAGTGCGTACTATCTGGCGGTGCTGGAATACAACGTCGCCGTTCGGAACGTGCACTTCGAGAAAGGAACCTATCTCGAATACTGTTCCGTGCATGTTTCCGAGGGTCCGTGGACCGACGACGCCTACGAATTCGCCGCTCGCATGGAACGCCGGAAGTCTCCGCGGGAAGAGTTGCCTCGCTGGATTAACGAGCCGAACATTATCAGTCACGGCACGACATCCGATCCGAATTCACGGGTCATCGTGAGTGAACCGATGGCGATCCCGGCTCCTCAGCCGGTTCATCATGAACTACCGGGAGATTACTTCGAGCAGACGCCGGCTCCAATTCCTCTGCCGGAACCAGACGAGGAAGCGGAAGACAAATCACAGGCAACCGCTCCCATGCTTACGCCGTTGCCGAACGCGCCACGGGCCGCGGAGCTTCCCCGCGACCTGTTCGCCGCGCCCATCGAGTAG
- a CDS encoding efflux RND transporter periplasmic adaptor subunit: MSSSPDISQEVRELLGSSIAWLFWSREASSRFVLRAAHGFGNQNIETLQREWTGHADLLEQCLEAGKPLRAEARTSSADTTASAVELIAIPLSTENQTGVLELCFTSAEGAAQFLQSEQLNAINASGPRWLRQISAGSSPTSQPESPLLRELNRIRESTPAAECMQAYLDELIVLRAADRCSLVSRRGTTARILAVSGAASPSARSQVIRSLRSLAGALPAQHAGAPSQLSAADLTVHGLSAQSASVYVVQSGADVRRPELLLIAEHFQGESTSGTSEFERQFPLWQLVLAGAAGLRPARVAGRFWNWKSGLAAAAVVAIGFIPVPFTITASGELVPVERQNVYAPEQGLIRGEDLQLPPDGHVASGEVVLRITSPELQRRVSEVEGEIATVSEQIRSLRNTRSGLERTSNEERTVDLDVGIRLAELTARLAGFQAEKQLLNSRLESLEVRSPIEGEVLTWDASRILKDRPVERGQLLLTVGDPEGSWEGIVHIRDVDLQFARQNLAEEGSVHLSAAANAQLKWTGQSVQLAGVVETDPSGRASAPASIAVSDVDPDQVRPGMRIEARFDCGTAPLFFVLFRGPIETLRSYLWW; encoded by the coding sequence ATGAGTTCCTCGCCTGACATTTCGCAGGAAGTTCGTGAACTTCTCGGTTCCTCAATAGCCTGGCTGTTCTGGAGCAGAGAGGCTTCTTCGCGATTTGTCCTCAGGGCCGCACACGGGTTCGGAAATCAGAACATTGAGACGCTGCAGCGGGAATGGACTGGCCACGCGGACCTGCTGGAACAGTGTCTGGAAGCAGGGAAACCGCTTCGGGCGGAAGCGCGAACGTCATCTGCGGACACCACGGCCTCTGCGGTGGAACTGATCGCGATTCCCCTTTCGACAGAAAATCAGACGGGGGTGCTCGAACTCTGCTTCACTTCAGCAGAAGGTGCCGCGCAGTTTCTGCAGTCAGAACAGCTCAACGCGATCAACGCATCCGGTCCGCGATGGTTGCGGCAGATCTCAGCCGGTTCGAGTCCAACTTCTCAGCCAGAATCCCCGCTGCTGCGAGAATTGAATCGGATTCGCGAGTCGACGCCGGCCGCCGAGTGCATGCAAGCCTATCTCGACGAACTGATCGTGCTCCGTGCCGCCGACCGATGTTCTCTCGTGTCCCGTCGCGGAACAACAGCTCGAATCCTTGCCGTCAGCGGCGCTGCGTCTCCGAGCGCCCGTTCTCAGGTGATTCGCTCACTGCGCTCGCTCGCCGGGGCTTTGCCTGCTCAGCATGCCGGCGCCCCATCGCAGTTGTCGGCGGCGGATTTGACGGTCCACGGTCTCAGTGCGCAATCCGCGAGCGTGTATGTCGTGCAGTCGGGAGCTGATGTCCGGCGGCCCGAACTGCTGCTCATCGCCGAACACTTCCAGGGGGAGTCGACCTCCGGCACCAGTGAGTTCGAACGGCAATTCCCCTTGTGGCAGCTGGTCCTGGCCGGCGCAGCCGGCCTCCGTCCTGCACGTGTTGCGGGGCGTTTCTGGAACTGGAAGAGCGGACTGGCAGCCGCAGCGGTAGTCGCAATTGGTTTCATTCCGGTTCCATTTACAATCACCGCTTCAGGGGAACTCGTCCCAGTTGAACGACAGAACGTCTACGCTCCGGAGCAGGGATTGATCCGTGGTGAAGATCTGCAACTCCCACCCGATGGCCATGTCGCCTCGGGCGAGGTCGTTCTGCGTATCACGAGTCCCGAGCTGCAGCGACGAGTCAGCGAAGTCGAAGGCGAGATCGCGACTGTCAGCGAACAGATTCGCAGTTTGCGAAACACACGGTCTGGACTCGAACGCACGTCGAACGAAGAACGAACTGTCGACCTGGATGTCGGGATCCGCCTGGCCGAACTCACGGCTCGACTGGCGGGATTCCAGGCCGAAAAACAATTGCTGAACTCCCGTCTTGAATCTCTTGAGGTGCGCAGTCCGATCGAAGGGGAGGTCCTGACGTGGGACGCGTCTCGCATCCTGAAAGACCGGCCTGTGGAACGTGGTCAACTTCTGTTGACGGTCGGGGATCCCGAAGGGAGCTGGGAAGGCATCGTTCACATTCGGGATGTCGATCTGCAATTCGCCCGGCAGAATCTGGCCGAGGAAGGCTCCGTGCATCTCTCGGCTGCCGCCAACGCGCAACTGAAGTGGACTGGACAGTCCGTGCAACTGGCGGGCGTCGTCGAAACCGATCCCTCCGGCAGAGCATCTGCGCCGGCCTCCATCGCAGTTTCTGACGTGGACCCGGATCAGGTCCGTCCCGGCATGCGGATCGAAGCCCGCTTTGACTGCGGAACCGCTCCGCTGTTCTTCGTGCTCTTCCGCGGTCCGATCGAGACACTTCGAAGCTATCTCTGGTGGTAA
- a CDS encoding gamma-glutamyl-gamma-aminobutyrate hydrolase family protein: protein MSTKPIIGINCDFRPARKDAIALSWINTGYYDTVTAGGGIPLVCPPYADDNDLKQFLNMVDGIVLTGCKLDLDPVRMGLEKHPATRVMPQRREDFDRRLAKMAYELKIPVLAIGSGMQLMNVICGGSLYTDVSEAVPRPLHHRDYVEDTLRHVLEIVPGSRMDDIYGPGEIRVNSDHHMAIDQLAPLFRVGATTPDGIIEAYETISDDWFCLGVQFHPESESASALDMQVIDAFLESCKEPTPEFLSFTQGRAA from the coding sequence ATGTCGACCAAACCCATTATCGGAATCAACTGCGACTTTCGGCCCGCTCGCAAAGATGCGATTGCTCTGAGCTGGATTAACACCGGCTACTACGACACGGTCACCGCAGGGGGCGGCATCCCACTCGTCTGTCCTCCCTACGCCGACGACAACGACCTGAAGCAATTCCTCAATATGGTCGACGGCATCGTGCTGACCGGCTGCAAGCTCGACCTCGATCCGGTTCGGATGGGACTGGAAAAACATCCGGCGACCCGCGTCATGCCGCAGCGTCGCGAAGACTTTGACCGTCGTCTCGCCAAGATGGCTTACGAACTCAAGATCCCAGTCCTCGCCATCGGTTCCGGCATGCAGCTGATGAACGTGATCTGCGGCGGATCTCTCTACACCGACGTTTCCGAAGCGGTTCCCCGTCCGCTTCACCACCGCGATTATGTGGAAGACACGCTCCGCCACGTTCTCGAAATCGTCCCCGGTTCGCGGATGGACGATATCTATGGCCCCGGCGAAATTCGCGTCAACAGCGATCACCACATGGCCATTGACCAGCTCGCCCCGCTCTTCCGCGTGGGAGCGACCACGCCAGACGGTATTATCGAAGCTTACGAAACAATCAGCGACGACTGGTTCTGCCTGGGTGTGCAGTTCCATCCGGAAAGCGAAAGCGCTTCCGCTCTCGACATGCAGGTCATCGACGCCTTCCTCGAATCCTGCAAAGAGCCGACACCGGAATTCCTCAGCTTCACGCAAGGCCGCGCTGCCTGA
- a CDS encoding phosphoribosylanthranilate isomerase has protein sequence MWIKICGLRVPEEAPDVVAAAPDAIGLNFYAGTPRFVTEETAAAISAQIPDEIARVGVFVDTPPDEIDDLAERLQLDHVQLHGDYTAADAARLAHRSLIWVHRLGTDGLDPLRNELKQLAAKGVQPFACLIDASVPGQFGGSGKTVDWPALATGYDRDTLPPLILAGGLVPENIGDAITAVSPWGVDTASGVERDGRKSRELVAGFVRNARGA, from the coding sequence ATGTGGATCAAGATCTGTGGATTAAGAGTTCCTGAAGAAGCTCCCGACGTCGTCGCCGCAGCGCCCGACGCCATCGGTCTCAACTTCTATGCAGGGACGCCTCGGTTCGTGACGGAAGAAACGGCCGCCGCGATTTCCGCGCAAATCCCCGACGAAATTGCGAGGGTGGGCGTCTTTGTCGATACGCCGCCGGACGAGATCGACGATTTGGCGGAACGATTACAGCTCGACCATGTGCAATTGCATGGGGACTACACGGCTGCAGACGCCGCTCGCCTCGCGCATCGGTCGCTGATCTGGGTGCATCGTCTCGGCACGGATGGTCTGGACCCCCTGCGAAACGAACTGAAACAACTCGCAGCCAAAGGTGTCCAGCCGTTTGCCTGCCTGATCGATGCCAGCGTTCCGGGGCAGTTCGGTGGAAGCGGCAAGACAGTCGACTGGCCGGCTCTGGCGACTGGATATGATCGCGATACGTTACCTCCACTGATTCTCGCTGGAGGACTGGTTCCAGAAAATATCGGCGACGCGATCACTGCGGTTTCCCCCTGGGGCGTGGATACCGCCAGTGGAGTGGAACGGGACGGACGCAAGAGTCGCGAACTGGTCGCCGGATTTGTTCGTAACGCCCGCGGCGCGTAA